The following coding sequences lie in one Homalodisca vitripennis isolate AUS2020 chromosome X, UT_GWSS_2.1, whole genome shotgun sequence genomic window:
- the LOC124369500 gene encoding glucose dehydrogenase [FAD, quinone], whose protein sequence is MPPMPPVLPSLGGLISGSGLLGLGLIPLFVMGLTFFRYSAVDPESRPIDTKQVMAEYDFIVVGAGSAGAVVANRLSEVRNWTVLLVEAGGDETEISDVPSLAGYLQLTNLDWQYRTSPPPPDSAYCLAMNGDRCFWPRGKVLGGSSVLNAMIYVRGNRLDYDHWEALGNTGWGYDSVLPYFKKSEDNRNPYLTKTPYHSRGGYLTVQESPWRSPLAVAFVKAGEELGYLNRDINGEQQTGFMIAQGTIRRGSRCSTSKAFLRPIRLRKNLHISMHSQVVKLIFDSEQSEEPAVKGVKFLREGRMHMVRAKKEVILSSGAIGTPQILMLSGIGPAEDLKQHDIPLIKDLKVGHHLQDHVGLGGLTFLVDDPVTFKKSRYQTLSVALDYIINERGPMTSLGGVEGLAFVNTKYANSSGLWPDIQFHFAPSSVNSDGGEQIRRILNLRDRVYNTMYKPLVESETWTILPLLLRPKSSGYVKLKSRNPMIHPTIEPNYFTHREDVDTLIEGIRIALNVSATKAFQKFGSRPLLTKMPGCRKHPFNSDEYWECALRHFTFTIYHPTGTCKMGVDADAVVDPRLRVHGVKNLRVIDASIMPEIISGNPNAPTIMIGEKGADMIKEDWGFL, encoded by the coding sequence GTGATGGCAGAGTACGACTTCATAGTTGTGGGGGCAGGCTCTGCAGGAGCCGTGGTGGCCAATCGCCTCTCGGAGGTTCGCAACTGGACAGTACTGCTGGTGGAGGCGGGCGGCGACGAGACCGAGATCTCCGACGTACCTTCTCTGGCCGGGTACCTCCAACTGACGAACCTGGACTGGCAGTACCGCACCTCTCCACCACCTCCCGACAGTGCTTACTGCCTCGCTATGAACGGGGACCGTTGCTTCTGGCCGAGGGGCAAGGTGTTGGGGGGAAGCAGTGTGCTAAACGCCATGATCTATGTGCGGGGCAATCGATTGGATTACGACCATTGGGAAGCTCTTGGTAACACTGGATGGGGCTACGACAGCGTGCTACCCTACTTCAAGAAGTCGGAGGACAACAGGAACCCGTACTTGACGAAGACGCCGTACCACAGCCGCGGGGGGTATTTGACCGTCCAAGAGTCACCTTGGCGATCCCCTCTAGCGGTAGCTTTCGTCAAGGCAGGTGAAGAATTAGGATACTTGAACAGAGATATAAATGGGGAACAACAAACAGGATTTATGATCGCCCAGGGGACGATAAGGAGAGGATCCCGGTGCAGTACGTCCAAAGCGTTTCTTAGGCCGATACGCCTCAGGAAGAACTTGCACATATCGATGCATAGTCAAGTCGTAAAACTCATCTTCGACTCGGAGCAATCCGAAGAGCCGGCCGTTAAGGGAGTGAAGTTCTTACGAGAGGGGAGGATGCACATGGTACGAGCGAAGAAAGAGGTGATACTGTCTTCGGGTGCCATAGGCACTCCGCAAATCCTCATGTTGTCTGGAATAGGACCCGCGGAAGATCTGAAGCAGCATGACATTCCGTTAATAAAAGACCTAAAAGTGGGCCATCATTTACAAGATCACGTGGGTCTGGGTGGACTGACGTTCCTCGTCGACGATCCAGTAACCTTCAAGAAGTCCAGGTATCAGACTTTGTCAGTTGCTCTAGACTACATAATCAACGAACGAGGGCCTATGACCTCTTTAGGCGGTGTGGAGGGATTGGCCTTTGTTAACACTAAGTATGCGAACTCCTCGGGCCTCTGGCCGGACATACAATTTCACTTCGCGCCGAGCTCAGTCAATTCGGACGGCGGCGAGCAGATCAGGAGAATTCTGAACCTCAGGGATAGAGTTTACAACACTATGTATAAACCTTTGGTGGAATCTGAGACGTGGACTATTCTACCACTCTTGTTACGCCCCAAAAGCAGTGGCTATGTCAAGTTGAAAAGCAGAAACCCCATGATCCACCCGACGATAGAACCCAACTACTTCACTCACCGAGAAGACGTAGATACTTTGATAGAAGGTATCCGCATCGCTCTCAACGTCTCTGCCACCAAAGCCTTCCAGAAGTTCGGCTCCCGCCCGCTCCTCACGAAGATGCCGGGCTGTCGCAAGCATCCCTTTAACTCCGACGAGTACTGGGAGTGTGCCCTGAGGCACTTCACCTTCACCATCTATCATCCAACAGGCACTTGTAAGATGGGAGTCGACGCTGACGCCGTGGTGGACCCGCGCCTCAGGGTACACGGAGTGAAGAATCTCAGAGTTATAGATGCTAGCATTATGCCGGAGATTATCAGTGGAAACCCTAACGCGCCCACCATTATGATAGGGGAGAAAGGGGCGGACATGATAAAGGAGGACTGGGGTTTCTTGTAA